From one Rhizobium rosettiformans genomic stretch:
- a CDS encoding ABC transporter permease, which produces MNFEWIAKYWPLLIDGAVQTVALLVISVSIGFVLAVGLAFARVSGGPVIRNLALGYSTVFRGTPLLIQLWLLYYGVGSLLPMVPGLRQSFLWPILREGFFFAAVSFTLNFAAYQSEVLRGALLSVPKGELEAGRSLGMSPWQLTRRIWLPRAIRTALPTIAGEIVLQLKATPLAFTVTVMDLYAVAFKVRQDTLLVYEPLLVVTLFYVALTALITRAFGIVEAQVPIRR; this is translated from the coding sequence ATGAACTTTGAATGGATCGCGAAATATTGGCCGCTTCTGATCGACGGCGCCGTGCAGACCGTGGCCCTGCTGGTGATTTCGGTGAGCATCGGCTTCGTGCTGGCCGTCGGCCTCGCCTTTGCGCGGGTTAGCGGCGGGCCTGTCATCCGCAATCTCGCGCTCGGCTATTCCACGGTGTTTCGCGGAACGCCCCTGCTGATCCAGCTGTGGCTGCTCTATTACGGCGTGGGCTCGCTGCTGCCGATGGTGCCAGGACTTCGCCAGAGCTTCCTCTGGCCGATCCTGCGCGAAGGCTTCTTCTTCGCCGCCGTCTCCTTCACGCTCAACTTCGCGGCCTACCAGTCGGAAGTGCTGCGCGGTGCGCTCTTGTCCGTGCCGAAGGGCGAACTCGAAGCCGGACGCTCGCTCGGCATGAGCCCGTGGCAGCTCACACGGCGAATATGGTTGCCCCGCGCGATCCGCACGGCACTGCCGACGATTGCCGGCGAAATCGTGCTGCAGCTGAAAGCCACGCCGCTGGCCTTTACCGTGACGGTCATGGATCTCTATGCGGTCGCCTTCAAGGTTCGCCAGGACACGCTCCTCGTCTACGAACCGCTGCTCGTCGTCACCCTCTTCTATGTCGCGCTCACTGCGCTCATCACCCGTGCCTTCGGCATTGTCGAGGCGCAGGTGCCGATCCGCCGCTGA
- a CDS encoding ABC transporter permease gives MATGSMTAWQLLALQPPGWGGALLTGAATTVAISACAYTIGLVIGLFGALGKLSNNRTVGLILKGYTSVIRAVPELILIVGLYYAGTDGLNRLLMAFGLPTVEVNGFIAAVAVLGFVQGAYMTEVLRGAILAIPTGQLEAARAFGMSPLLRFRRVTLPALLPNALPGMANLWMSVTKDSALVAVVGYQELALTTRLAGANTKEYFLFFLAAAVLYLVITLLSNLVFHGIERRVRRGQKPAH, from the coding sequence ATGGCGACGGGATCAATGACGGCATGGCAATTGCTGGCGCTTCAGCCTCCGGGCTGGGGCGGCGCGCTTTTGACAGGTGCTGCGACCACCGTCGCCATCTCGGCCTGCGCCTATACGATCGGCCTCGTCATCGGTCTGTTCGGGGCGCTCGGCAAGCTTTCCAACAACCGGACGGTCGGACTGATCCTCAAGGGCTATACCTCTGTCATCCGGGCGGTGCCGGAGCTGATCCTGATCGTCGGGCTCTATTATGCCGGCACCGACGGCCTCAACCGGCTGCTGATGGCATTTGGCCTGCCTACCGTAGAGGTCAACGGTTTCATTGCCGCCGTCGCCGTGCTCGGCTTCGTGCAGGGCGCTTACATGACCGAGGTGCTGCGCGGCGCGATCCTCGCCATCCCCACCGGTCAGCTCGAGGCGGCGCGGGCCTTCGGCATGTCGCCGTTGCTGCGCTTTCGTCGGGTGACCCTGCCGGCACTGCTTCCTAACGCCCTGCCCGGCATGGCCAATCTCTGGATGTCGGTCACCAAGGACAGTGCTCTGGTCGCCGTCGTCGGCTATCAGGAACTGGCGCTGACGACGCGCCTCGCGGGTGCCAATACCAAGGAATATTTCCTCTTCTTCCTGGCGGCGGCAGTTCTCTATCTGGTCATCACGCTTCTCTCCAACCTCGTCTTCCATGGCATCGAGCGCCGCGTGCGCCGGGGCCAGAAGCCGGCGCATTGA
- a CDS encoding transporter substrate-binding domain-containing protein, which produces MKLISLLLAGAAFAATAVTAQAEVRFGIMNEAYPPFFAKDASGTWKGWEIDLMNAVCAEMKETCSVVDVSWDGLIPALQTKKFDVIWSSMSITEERLKTIDFTDKYYNTPSKLIGPKDATPGATPEAVDGKTIGIQVSTVQSAYYAKHFADKAEEQTYATLDEAFQDLSAGRIDYVFGDAIPLADFLKTDFGKACCADMGDVAADPSVLGTGIGGGLRKEDTELKAKLNAAIAAVRASGKYDEITKAYFTFDVYGQ; this is translated from the coding sequence ATGAAACTGATCTCTCTTCTTCTCGCCGGTGCCGCCTTTGCGGCAACCGCCGTCACCGCCCAGGCCGAAGTCCGCTTCGGCATCATGAACGAGGCCTATCCGCCCTTCTTCGCCAAGGATGCCTCCGGCACCTGGAAGGGTTGGGAAATCGATCTGATGAACGCCGTCTGCGCGGAGATGAAGGAGACCTGCTCGGTCGTCGACGTCTCCTGGGACGGCCTGATCCCGGCGCTGCAGACGAAGAAGTTCGACGTCATCTGGTCGTCGATGTCGATCACCGAGGAGCGTCTCAAGACGATCGACTTCACCGACAAATACTACAATACGCCGAGCAAGCTGATCGGACCGAAGGACGCGACCCCGGGTGCGACGCCTGAGGCGGTCGACGGCAAGACGATCGGCATCCAGGTTTCGACCGTGCAGTCGGCCTATTATGCGAAGCACTTCGCCGACAAGGCCGAAGAGCAGACCTACGCTACCCTCGACGAAGCCTTCCAGGACCTTTCCGCCGGCCGCATCGACTATGTCTTTGGCGACGCGATCCCGCTTGCCGATTTCCTCAAGACCGATTTCGGCAAGGCTTGCTGCGCCGACATGGGCGACGTGGCGGCTGATCCGTCGGTTCTCGGCACCGGGATCGGCGGTGGGTTGCGCAAGGAAGACACAGAGCTGAAGGCCAAGCTGAATGCGGCGATCGCTGCCGTCCGCGCTTCCGGAAAGTATGACGAGATCACGAAGGCCTATTTCACCTTCGACGTCTACGGCCAGTAA
- a CDS encoding ABC transporter ATP-binding protein, with protein sequence MTGTAPAALDVHDIHKSFAGIEVLKGISATAQRGDVISIIGSSGSGKSTFLRCINLLEAPDRGRIVVGGEELKLRPSRKGSLEAADRKQLERLRTGLGMVFQSFNLWAHRTVLENVIEAPVHVLKMPRREAIEKAEALLAKVGLYDKRDAYPAFLSGGQQQRAAIARALCVDPAVMLFDEPTSALDPELVGEVLKVIRDLAEEGRTMLLVTHEMSFAREVSSHVMFLDKGRVEEEGPPDQVFGDPKSARCREFTRSLGGRGTD encoded by the coding sequence ATGACAGGAACCGCCCCGGCCGCGCTCGACGTGCACGACATCCACAAGAGTTTCGCCGGCATCGAGGTTCTGAAGGGCATCTCTGCCACGGCCCAACGCGGGGACGTGATCTCGATCATCGGCTCGTCCGGTTCCGGCAAGAGCACCTTCCTGCGCTGCATCAACCTGCTCGAAGCGCCCGACCGCGGCCGCATCGTGGTGGGCGGTGAAGAGCTCAAGTTACGCCCGTCCCGCAAGGGCAGCCTCGAAGCCGCCGACCGCAAGCAGCTGGAACGGCTGCGCACCGGCCTTGGCATGGTGTTCCAGAGCTTCAATCTCTGGGCTCATCGCACGGTACTGGAAAACGTCATCGAGGCACCTGTTCACGTTCTGAAAATGCCGCGCCGCGAAGCGATCGAAAAGGCGGAAGCGCTGCTTGCCAAGGTCGGGCTCTACGACAAGCGTGATGCCTATCCGGCATTTCTCTCCGGCGGCCAGCAACAGCGGGCGGCGATTGCCCGCGCACTCTGCGTCGATCCGGCCGTCATGCTGTTCGACGAGCCGACCTCTGCGCTCGATCCCGAACTGGTCGGCGAGGTGCTGAAGGTCATCCGCGATCTCGCCGAAGAGGGCCGCACCATGCTGCTCGTCACGCATGAGATGAGCTTTGCCCGCGAGGTCTCCAGCCATGTGATGTTCCTCGACAAGGGGCGCGTCGAGGAAGAGGGACCGCCGGACCAGGTCTTCGGCGATCCGAAAAGCGCCCGTTGCCGTGAATTCACCCGCAGCCTTGGTGGGCGCGGGACTGATTGA